The following proteins come from a genomic window of Salvia hispanica cultivar TCC Black 2014 chromosome 4, UniMelb_Shisp_WGS_1.0, whole genome shotgun sequence:
- the LOC125220338 gene encoding uncharacterized protein LOC125220338: MEISHLAYADEIIIFTQAAAEPLRRLRACLDEYADVSGQQINLAKSNFYIAEAHEEWSTSIQNEGGFSRGTFPFIYLVIPIYRGSKRTDMFMFLREKLSKRISGWAHRHLSFGGRLTLIKSTLEAIPIHIFQAIEPTAGALQQLDQ; the protein is encoded by the coding sequence ATGGAAATCAGCCATCTTGCCTATGCCGACGAAATCATCATCTTTACACAAGCGGCCGCGGAACCTCTTCGTCGATTGAGAGCTTGTCTTGATGAGTATGCAGATGTGTCGGGGCAACAAATCAACCTGGCAAAAAGCAACTTCTACATCGCTGAAGCACACGAGGAATGGTCTACCTCGATCCAAAATGAAGGTGGCTTCTCACGTGGTACGTTCCCCTTCATTTACCTTGTGATCCCAATATACCGTGGCTCCAAACGCACGGatatgtttatgtttctgCGCGAAAAGCTCTCCaaaaggatctccgggtgggcACATCGGCACCTCTCTTTTGGAGGTCGCTTAACGCTTATTAAAAGTACCCTAGAGGCAATTCCGATCCACATCTTCCAAGCCATTGAACCAACAGCGGGAGCTTTACAACAACTAGATCAATAA
- the LOC125218034 gene encoding 3-dehydroquinate synthase homolog isoform X1, whose translation MAALFPSASLRQSDIEGKLGVAHFSLHNKKTTPIWQSGFSVKSQTKQVWIWTQKKEVMTAAVERGWRTFIFPSDCRELASQWTSLALLSPLFVEEGGIFDGEHIKVATLFEVSSSAQLKNLQLLSDKADNIVVDLLDWQVIPAENIVAAIQGTQKTVFAISKTPSEAQLFFEALEHGLGGVVLKSEDVDAIFQLKEYLDKRNNQGSLLELTKATVTNIQMVGMGDRVCVDLCSLMRPGEGLLVGCFARGLFLIHSECLESNYISSRPFRVNAGPVHAYVAVPGEKTSYLSELKAGREVVVVDQNGIQRTAIVGRVKIETRPLILIEVFDHHQISYTMILQNAETVALVGAGHQNQAIPVTSLKLGDEVLLSVQGGARHTGIQIDEFIVEK comes from the exons ATGGCTGCCCTCTTTCCTTCAGCTTCTCTGCGCCAATCTGACATCGAAG GCAAATTGGGAGTGGCCCATTTTTCGCTTCACAATAAGAAAACTACGCCAATTTGGCAGAGTGGTTTTTCTGTAAAGTCGCAAACGAAGCAAGTTTGGATATGGACGCAGAAGAAAGAAGTAATGACAGCTGCTGTGGAGAGGGGTTGGCGTACTTTCATCTTTCCATCTGATTGCCGTGAGCTTGCTTCTCAGTGGACGT CTTTGGCATTGTTGTCTCCTCTCTTTGTAGAAGAAGGAGGGATCTTTGATGGGGAGCACATCAAAGTCGCCACCCTCTTCGAGGTTTCTTCATCCGCACAGCTGAAGAATCTCCAGCTGTTGAGTGATAAAGCagataatattgttgtggatCTGCTGGACTGGCAG GTGATTCCTGCAGAAAATATTGTTGCAGCAATTCAAGGCACTCAGAAAACAGTCTTTGCCATCTCAAAGACGCCATCCGAAGCTCAATTGTTCTTTGAG GCATTGGAGCATGGTCTGGGAGGTGTGGTTTTGAAATCAGAGGACGTTGATGCCATTTTTCAGTTAAAG GAGTATCTGGACAAAAGAAACAACCAAGGTAGTTTACTGGAATTGACAAAGGCCACGGTCACTAATATTCAAATGGTGGGAATGGGTGATCGTGTCTGCGTTGACCTGTGCAGCCTAATGAGACCCGGCGAAGGACTTCTG GTTGGATGCTTTGCTAGAGGGCTTTTTCTCATCCATTCCGAATGCTTAGAGTCGAATTACATTTCCAGCAGGCCTTTTCGGGTCAATGCG GGTCCAGTACATGCATACGTTGCTGTTCCTGGGGAAAAGACTAGCTACCTTTCAGAACTGAAAGCCGGGAGAGAGGTAGTTGTTGTAGACCAAAATGGGATACAGCGAACAGCCATTGTCGGCCGCGTGAAGATAGAGACAAGACCATTGATCCTTATTGAG GTATTTGATCATCATCAAATTTCCTACACTATGATCCTTCAAAATGCTGAAACAGTTGCTCTTGTCGGAG CGGGACATCAAAATCAAGCCATTCCCGTGACATCGTTGAAACTAGGTGATGAAGTTCTGCTAAGTGTGCAGGGAGGTGCACGACACACCGGTATACAAATAGATGAATTCATTGTTGAGAAATGA
- the LOC125218034 gene encoding 3-dehydroquinate synthase homolog isoform X2 → MAALFPSASLRQSDIEGKLGVAHFSLHNKKTTPIWQSGFSVKSQTKQVWIWTQKKEVMTAAVERGWRTFIFPSDCRELASQWTSLALLSPLFVEEGGIFDGEHIKVATLFEVSSSAQLKNLQLLSDKADNIVVDLLDWQVIPAENIVAAIQGTQKTVFAISKTPSEAQLFFEALEHGLGGVVLKSEDVDAIFQLKEYLDKRNNQGSLLELTKATVTNIQMVGMGDRVCVDLCSLMRPGEGLLVGCFARGLFLIHSECLESNYISSRPFRVNAGPVHAYVAVPGEKTSYLSELKAGREVVVVDQNGIQRTAIVGRVKIETRPLILIEVFDHHQISYTMILQNAETVALVGAGHQNQAIPVTSLKLGDEVLLSVQGGARHTE, encoded by the exons ATGGCTGCCCTCTTTCCTTCAGCTTCTCTGCGCCAATCTGACATCGAAG GCAAATTGGGAGTGGCCCATTTTTCGCTTCACAATAAGAAAACTACGCCAATTTGGCAGAGTGGTTTTTCTGTAAAGTCGCAAACGAAGCAAGTTTGGATATGGACGCAGAAGAAAGAAGTAATGACAGCTGCTGTGGAGAGGGGTTGGCGTACTTTCATCTTTCCATCTGATTGCCGTGAGCTTGCTTCTCAGTGGACGT CTTTGGCATTGTTGTCTCCTCTCTTTGTAGAAGAAGGAGGGATCTTTGATGGGGAGCACATCAAAGTCGCCACCCTCTTCGAGGTTTCTTCATCCGCACAGCTGAAGAATCTCCAGCTGTTGAGTGATAAAGCagataatattgttgtggatCTGCTGGACTGGCAG GTGATTCCTGCAGAAAATATTGTTGCAGCAATTCAAGGCACTCAGAAAACAGTCTTTGCCATCTCAAAGACGCCATCCGAAGCTCAATTGTTCTTTGAG GCATTGGAGCATGGTCTGGGAGGTGTGGTTTTGAAATCAGAGGACGTTGATGCCATTTTTCAGTTAAAG GAGTATCTGGACAAAAGAAACAACCAAGGTAGTTTACTGGAATTGACAAAGGCCACGGTCACTAATATTCAAATGGTGGGAATGGGTGATCGTGTCTGCGTTGACCTGTGCAGCCTAATGAGACCCGGCGAAGGACTTCTG GTTGGATGCTTTGCTAGAGGGCTTTTTCTCATCCATTCCGAATGCTTAGAGTCGAATTACATTTCCAGCAGGCCTTTTCGGGTCAATGCG GGTCCAGTACATGCATACGTTGCTGTTCCTGGGGAAAAGACTAGCTACCTTTCAGAACTGAAAGCCGGGAGAGAGGTAGTTGTTGTAGACCAAAATGGGATACAGCGAACAGCCATTGTCGGCCGCGTGAAGATAGAGACAAGACCATTGATCCTTATTGAG GTATTTGATCATCATCAAATTTCCTACACTATGATCCTTCAAAATGCTGAAACAGTTGCTCTTGTCGGAG CGGGACATCAAAATCAAGCCATTCCCGTGACATCGTTGAAACTAGGTGATGAAGTTCTGCTAAGTGTGCAGGGAGGTGCACGACACACCG AATAG
- the LOC125218034 gene encoding 3-dehydroquinate synthase homolog isoform X3, with amino-acid sequence MLVGKLGVAHFSLHNKKTTPIWQSGFSVKSQTKQVWIWTQKKEVMTAAVERGWRTFIFPSDCRELASQWTSLALLSPLFVEEGGIFDGEHIKVATLFEVSSSAQLKNLQLLSDKADNIVVDLLDWQVIPAENIVAAIQGTQKTVFAISKTPSEAQLFFEALEHGLGGVVLKSEDVDAIFQLKEYLDKRNNQGSLLELTKATVTNIQMVGMGDRVCVDLCSLMRPGEGLLVGCFARGLFLIHSECLESNYISSRPFRVNAGPVHAYVAVPGEKTSYLSELKAGREVVVVDQNGIQRTAIVGRVKIETRPLILIEVFDHHQISYTMILQNAETVALVGAGHQNQAIPVTSLKLGDEVLLSVQGGARHTGIQIDEFIVEK; translated from the exons ATGCTGGTAGGCAAATTGGGAGTGGCCCATTTTTCGCTTCACAATAAGAAAACTACGCCAATTTGGCAGAGTGGTTTTTCTGTAAAGTCGCAAACGAAGCAAGTTTGGATATGGACGCAGAAGAAAGAAGTAATGACAGCTGCTGTGGAGAGGGGTTGGCGTACTTTCATCTTTCCATCTGATTGCCGTGAGCTTGCTTCTCAGTGGACGT CTTTGGCATTGTTGTCTCCTCTCTTTGTAGAAGAAGGAGGGATCTTTGATGGGGAGCACATCAAAGTCGCCACCCTCTTCGAGGTTTCTTCATCCGCACAGCTGAAGAATCTCCAGCTGTTGAGTGATAAAGCagataatattgttgtggatCTGCTGGACTGGCAG GTGATTCCTGCAGAAAATATTGTTGCAGCAATTCAAGGCACTCAGAAAACAGTCTTTGCCATCTCAAAGACGCCATCCGAAGCTCAATTGTTCTTTGAG GCATTGGAGCATGGTCTGGGAGGTGTGGTTTTGAAATCAGAGGACGTTGATGCCATTTTTCAGTTAAAG GAGTATCTGGACAAAAGAAACAACCAAGGTAGTTTACTGGAATTGACAAAGGCCACGGTCACTAATATTCAAATGGTGGGAATGGGTGATCGTGTCTGCGTTGACCTGTGCAGCCTAATGAGACCCGGCGAAGGACTTCTG GTTGGATGCTTTGCTAGAGGGCTTTTTCTCATCCATTCCGAATGCTTAGAGTCGAATTACATTTCCAGCAGGCCTTTTCGGGTCAATGCG GGTCCAGTACATGCATACGTTGCTGTTCCTGGGGAAAAGACTAGCTACCTTTCAGAACTGAAAGCCGGGAGAGAGGTAGTTGTTGTAGACCAAAATGGGATACAGCGAACAGCCATTGTCGGCCGCGTGAAGATAGAGACAAGACCATTGATCCTTATTGAG GTATTTGATCATCATCAAATTTCCTACACTATGATCCTTCAAAATGCTGAAACAGTTGCTCTTGTCGGAG CGGGACATCAAAATCAAGCCATTCCCGTGACATCGTTGAAACTAGGTGATGAAGTTCTGCTAAGTGTGCAGGGAGGTGCACGACACACCGGTATACAAATAGATGAATTCATTGTTGAGAAATGA
- the LOC125220340 gene encoding uncharacterized protein LOC125220340: MAEPTNHDLIIALRKEVEEMRAERARAKAEKEKRAREVVPVLNMFSHGNIVDIPAGPQIEANNFKLGIPLINRVEQNAFAGRDNEDANRHLTKFVEIANTIKINGVDDDIVRVRLFPFSLTDAAKEWYDCLSTDKTTNWKDLVVLFLDKYYPPGTILKLKCEIFQFMQGSDEPLYEALARFKTLLSKCPNHGFGIDHQVGILYNGFNEKISSLLDSGANGGFLRKGGVAAMEVIEELATNSRGWSKEKHKAERLDAVKRPCGNETSQELASIRARLEKLEATGKEGNVIKDVKYVQNGGDPNRLHNNNYRPNQGGGSFNNYNGNHPHPNVSHANNHNFVQSPAGFNVSKEKGVEPPTNGEKYEMGIQKILEVMLEDRRNNEARIGFIEERVNNLEQGISTITTAVMNIQTLMDQVHKKLEEDKGKAAARVADINKKWVAKQKKDEGSTSGTKFEDCPTPSGPPHTPRRAATEKAESSTKQELVRHNGIVLPFQPKRKFKLEEQFKQFLNMFCKVHTNIPLVESLQEIPKYAKLLREAVMRKKKPTKADLKLPHHCSEIIQKERAVKQRDPGQFIIRCRIGEGKVDKALCDLGASINIMPLKYYEKLNIGPLKTSDVTIRLADNTAIKTVGMIEDVLVKVDDFIFPADFIILDMKVDKNVPLILGRDFLATCKALIDVVQIKSASQTKFRFQISWGNRRGRRKNNSSIMVVKIGRNREVRTVTNCRKAPEKDPEL; this comes from the exons ATGGCGGAGCCTACCAACCACGATCTTATCATCGCCCTCCGAAAGGAGGTGGAAGAGATGCGAGCAGAGAGAGCTCGGGCAAaagctgaaaaagaaaaacgagCAAGGGAGGTAGTTCCAGTCTTGAATATGTTTAGTCATGGTAACATTGTGGACATTCCTGCAGGTCCGCAGATAGAGGCCAATAACTTCAAGTTGGGGATACCCTTAATCAATAGGGTTGAACAAAATGCCTTCGCAGGAAGAGATAATGAGGACGCGAATCGACATCTCACCAAGTTTGTGGAAATAGCTAATACAATCAAGATCAATGGTGTTGATGATGATATTGTGAGGGTAAgactttttcccttttccttaaCTGATGCTGCTAAAGAATGGTATGATTGTCTGTCTACAGATAAAACCACCAATTGGAAGGATCTAGTGGTACTCTTTCTCGACAAGTACTACCCGCCTGGCACCATCCTTAAGCTTAAGTGTGAGATTTTTCAATTCATGCAAGGATCCGATGAGCCTCTATATGAAGCTCTCGCACGTTTCAAAACTCTCCTCAGCAAATGCCCGAACCATGGTTTTGGAATAGACCATCAGGTAGGAATCCTTTATAATGGGTTTAACGAAAAAATCTCTAGTTTATTGGATTCAGGGGCGAATGGGGGATTCTTGAGGAAAGGAGGAGTTGCTGCTATGGAGGTGATAGAGGAATTAGCTACCAACAGTCGGGGTTGGTCCAAAGAGAAGCACAAAGCTGAAAGGCTAGATGCAGTGAAGAGACCATGTGGGAATGAGACATCTCAAGAATTGGCATCCATCAGAGCAAGACTTGAAAAATTAGAAGCTACAGGCAAAGAGGGGAATGTCATCAAAGATGTTAAATATGTCCAAAATGGGGGTGATCCCAATAGgcttcataataataattatcgCCCTAATCAGGGGGGTGGtagttttaataattataatggaaatCACCCACATCCAAATGTATCTCATGCTAATAATCATAACTTTGTCCAATCACCTGCAGGGTTCAATGTGAGCAAAGAAAAAGGAGTGGAGCCACCTACCAATGGAGAAAAATATGAGATGGGCATCCAAAAGATCTTGGAGGTGATGCTTGAGGATAGAAGAAACAATGAGGCCAGGATTGGATTTATAGAGGAGAGAGTGAACAACCTCGAGCAAGGAATAAGTACAATTACCACTGCCGTCATGAACATTCAAACTCTAATGGACCAAGTCCACAAGAAACTTGAAGAAGACAAGGGAAAGGCAGCAGCACGAGTGGCGGACATAAACAAGAAGTGGGTCGCAAAGCAGAAGAAGGACGAAGGCAGCACCTCCGGAACGAAATTTGAGGACTGCCCGACACCCagcggaccgccgcacaccCCGCGGCGGGCCGCCACTGAGAAGGCAGAATCGTCCACTAAGCAGGAGCTCGTGCGGCACAACGGGATTGTACTCCCTTTTCAGCCAAAGAGGAAGTTCAAGCTTGAAGAGCAGTTCAAGCAATTCCTTAACATGTTTTGCAAGGTCCATACTAACATTCCACTTGTTGAATCGTTGCAGGAGATACCAAAGTATGCAAAGCTACTAAGGGAGGCGGTAATGAGGAAGAAAAAGCCGACTAAAGCCGACCTTAAGCTACCGCATCATTGCAGCGAGATCATCCAAAAGGAAAGGGCAGTGAAGCAAAGAGATCCGGGCCAGTTCATCATTAGGTGCCGAATTGGAGAAGGAAAAGTTGATAAGGCCCTCTGTGATTTGGGAGCAAGCATCAACATCATGCCGCTGAAGTACTATGAAAAGCTCAACATCGGGCCACTCAAGACCTCGGATGTGACCATAAGGTTGGCCGATAACACGGCCATCAAAACGGTGGGTATGATTGAGGATGTCTTGGTGAAGGTAGACGATTTCATCTTTCCTGCCGACTTCATTATTCTTGATATGAAAGTAGACAAGAATGTACCTCTAATCTTAGGCAGAGATTTTCTAGCCACATGCAAAGCTCTTATTGATGTAG tgcaaataaaaagtgcatcacagACCAAGTTCAGATTCCAGATATCGTGGGGGAATAGGAGGGGAAGAAGAAAGAACAACAGCTCTATCATGGTGGTGAAAATTGGAAGAAACAGGGAGGTCAGAACAGTCACGAATTGCCGGAAGGCTCCAGAAAAGGATCCAGAACTCTAG